Proteins from one Panicum virgatum strain AP13 chromosome 7K, P.virgatum_v5, whole genome shotgun sequence genomic window:
- the LOC120641897 gene encoding uncharacterized protein LOC120641897: protein MATRRRRELPDYGMSNIGEEVDDAPIDECSSDSDGAGLSEPDGDPAQSEGSSSSDDQALQRKLYKEVLIDYERLKELKRKLKLSVTLENNKSKPDHKPKDAFTRFSVTAFSSVLDSLNPRQREVIESYGFGSLLNFDKCFVPNKFAKWVANVVDYKYGDIVVDGKIISLTKESVHCVLGIPLGGDPFPSDTVCGKEFVLNKFQKSSIPPVTFFSNKLVKEGGTLSDEDLFVCFIIVALSSFLCANSSSTPSPKYFGIFGDIKRVKEFDWCGYVLDWLLDGVKLFKKSKPSRVKDNRTLAGCLYYLAVDMGFGKYELLYPNVPHQPLENRLVTLMFSAPIFS, encoded by the exons ATGGCTACTAGAAGACGCAGAGAGCTACCTGATTATGGTATGAGTAACATAGGAGAAGAAGTTGATGACGCCCCCATTGATGAATGTTCATCCGATTCTGATGGCGCTGGACTGTCCGAGCCTGATGGTGATCCCGCTCAAAGTGAA GGATCATCCTCTAGTGATGACCAAGCTTTGCAGCGAAAACTGTACAAGGAAGTTTTAATAGAT TATGAAAGGCTTAAAGAATTGAAAAGGAAACTCAAGTTGTCTGTAACCCTTGag AACAACAAGTCTAAGCCTGACCACAAACCCAAAGACGCTTTCACCCGGTTTTCTGTCACAGCTTTTTCTTCTGTTTTGGATTCTCTAAACCCCAGACAGAGAGAAGTCATTGAGAGCTATGGGTTTGGTTCCCTGTTGAATTTTGACAAGTGCTTCGTCCCTAACAAATTTGCAAAGTGGGTAGCTAATGTGGTTGACTACAAGTATGGAGATATAGTTGTTGATGGCAAAATTATATCATTGACCAAGGAATCTGTTCACTGTGTGCTTGGTATCCCTCTTGGCGGCGATCCATTTCCTTCCGACACTGTCTGCGGGAAAGAATTTGTTTTAAACAAGTTCCAAAAGAGTTCTATACCGCCAGTGACTTTCTTTTCTAACAAGCTGGTCAAGGAAGGAGGAACGTTGTCTGATGAGGATCTCTTTGTCTGTTTCATCATTGTTGCTTTAAGTAGTTTTTTGTGTGCAAACTCTTCATCAACCCCAAGCCCTAAGTATTTTGGTATTTTTGGTGATATCAAAAGAGTGAAAGAGTTTGACTGGTGTGGATATGTCTTGGATTGGCTACTTGATGGTGTCAAATTGTTCAAAAAATCTAAACCTTCTAGGGTCAAAGACAATCGCACTCTTGCTGGATGTCTCTACTACCTTGCT GTTGATATGGGTTTTGGCAAATACGAGCTTTTGTATCCCAATGTCCCTCACCAACCACTGGAAAATAGGCTAGTTACTTTGATGTTTTCAGCCCCCATTTTTTCATAA